In uncultured Methanobacterium sp., a genomic segment contains:
- a CDS encoding restriction endonuclease produces the protein MISKIPLSEKISRLSEKISRLSEKIFALTKKMSITQFRENNFNTQNIFLILISFSGLFFLVAMYLWSPQSTAPSTSHYSLNESIILFLFIVICILGMFAAIYPSKCKTLLKFQNDSKQKTINQGNMQFEGHHPDCGKFSSHTLTINGRKYCPGCFGLSVGALLATVGVVIYYFLGYPLMEYPSIYGEISFWIGVCTVFAALLIIILLKVGIKLKFISNMALVTGSLLVLVGLDIVKGNLITELYFLILVIFWILTRIAVSENSHEIICQDCLKKSACVYE, from the coding sequence TTGATATCTAAAATCCCGTTAAGTGAAAAGATATCCCGGTTAAGTGAAAAGATATCCCGGTTAAGTGAAAAGATTTTTGCGTTAACTAAAAAGATGTCCATAACTCAATTCAGGGAAAATAATTTTAACACTCAAAACATTTTCCTCATTCTGATTTCCTTTTCAGGACTTTTTTTCCTGGTAGCAATGTACTTATGGTCTCCTCAATCAACTGCACCTTCAACATCACATTACTCCCTTAACGAATCAATTATATTATTCCTTTTCATTGTGATCTGTATCTTAGGGATGTTTGCAGCAATATACCCATCAAAATGTAAAACACTACTGAAATTTCAAAATGATTCCAAGCAAAAAACCATAAATCAGGGTAATATGCAGTTTGAAGGCCATCACCCTGATTGTGGTAAGTTTTCTTCACACACTTTAACCATTAATGGTAGAAAATATTGCCCGGGGTGTTTCGGTCTTTCTGTAGGTGCACTCCTTGCTACTGTAGGAGTGGTGATTTACTATTTTTTAGGATATCCTTTGATGGAATATCCTTCAATCTATGGGGAAATATCATTCTGGATTGGGGTTTGTACAGTATTTGCTGCATTGTTAATTATCATATTATTGAAAGTAGGGATAAAATTGAAATTTATTTCCAACATGGCACTGGTTACTGGATCCTTGCTGGTACTAGTGGGACTGGATATTGTTAAAGGAAATTTAATAACCGAATTATATTTCCTTATATTGGTTATATTCTGGATTTTAACCAGAATTGCAGTTTCTGAAAACAGCCATGAAATAATATGTCAGGATTGCCTGAAAAAATCAGCCTGTGTTTATGAATAA
- a CDS encoding radical SAM protein, which produces MKVLFIEPPKVFWFVMGEYMPPPLGILQLAAYLESKNGTWDIEVVDSQAEGYGWEKLQRHLEQAEADVVVVSALATCNTFTILRTLEIAKRVNPDVKTVVGGQHFTALANDSLSTYPEIDFVVRGEGEVTLYELVKSLENDQSPVDVKGLSFRNGSKIIHNPPRPFISNLDDLPFPGYHFVNQHMKKYNFKMMAYSGAGYALVEASRGCAYKCTFCSQWQHWGGKWRPKSPGRIADEMEHIYNEYGITFLWLTDDNFGLGKRTSALCDELIKRGLSKDLTWFMQARSDDIIKNKDNLPKMRKAGNYWIMAGLERHDNQILQDYHKGIKASDAKLSMDLLKENDIFSQATLITGDRKDSHESIQGLRDFVNYVDPDIAIFMILTPFPGTELYETARKQGWLEDDNWANYDMVHAVMPTEHLSRDEVQEELYQCYRSFYGSMRRRITGVFSRNKFKRQTYRYMAGQGLLQALRDLY; this is translated from the coding sequence ATGAAAGTATTGTTTATTGAGCCGCCCAAAGTCTTCTGGTTTGTAATGGGAGAATACATGCCCCCACCATTGGGAATACTTCAGTTAGCTGCATATCTAGAGTCTAAGAATGGTACATGGGATATTGAAGTGGTAGATTCCCAGGCTGAGGGGTATGGCTGGGAGAAACTGCAGCGGCACCTGGAACAGGCTGAAGCAGATGTGGTGGTAGTCAGTGCCCTGGCAACATGTAACACTTTCACCATCTTAAGAACACTGGAAATTGCTAAAAGAGTAAATCCAGATGTTAAGACAGTAGTTGGGGGTCAACATTTCACTGCACTGGCAAATGATAGCCTTTCTACCTATCCAGAAATTGATTTTGTGGTGCGTGGTGAGGGAGAAGTCACCCTTTATGAACTGGTAAAAAGTCTGGAAAATGACCAATCACCGGTAGATGTTAAAGGATTATCCTTCAGGAATGGTTCAAAAATCATTCATAATCCACCCCGTCCATTCATCAGTAACCTGGATGACCTTCCATTCCCGGGTTACCATTTTGTTAATCAGCATATGAAGAAGTACAACTTCAAAATGATGGCCTACTCCGGTGCAGGATACGCCCTGGTGGAAGCATCCCGTGGATGTGCCTATAAATGTACATTCTGCTCGCAGTGGCAGCACTGGGGAGGTAAATGGAGACCAAAATCCCCTGGTAGAATCGCCGATGAAATGGAACACATCTACAATGAATATGGTATCACCTTCCTGTGGTTAACCGATGATAACTTTGGTCTGGGTAAAAGAACCAGTGCACTGTGTGATGAATTGATCAAAAGGGGACTTTCTAAGGATTTAACCTGGTTCATGCAGGCTCGAAGCGATGATATCATAAAAAATAAAGATAACTTGCCTAAAATGAGAAAAGCGGGTAATTACTGGATCATGGCAGGGTTGGAGCGGCATGATAACCAGATACTGCAGGATTATCATAAGGGGATTAAAGCCAGTGATGCCAAGCTTTCCATGGATCTATTGAAAGAAAATGACATTTTTTCCCAGGCAACACTCATCACCGGTGACCGGAAGGACTCCCATGAATCAATCCAGGGGTTAAGGGATTTTGTTAACTATGTGGATCCAGATATAGCGATTTTCATGATCCTGACTCCATTTCCTGGAACCGAGCTTTATGAAACTGCCAGAAAGCAGGGATGGTTGGAAGATGATAACTGGGCCAACTATGATATGGTACATGCAGTGATGCCCACCGAACATTTATCCCGGGACGAGGTTCAGGAAGAACTTTACCAGTGTTACCGCAGTTTCTATGGTAGTATGAGGCGGAGAATTACCGGTGTGTTTTCACGGAATAAATTTAAAAGACAAACTTACCGTTACATGGCAGGCCAGGGCCTCCTGCAGGCATTGAGGGATCTTTATTGA
- a CDS encoding sulfite oxidase-like oxidoreductase, with translation MLKKSLKEMFKWNSKTNLDEETVESILNDENVVISPDTQREVRIPPGQHEDKRWPVLHSGSVNRIDPSRWKLKIWGLVQNERELDFADFMALPRVKVFSDIHCVTTWSKLNNLWEGVSTSIIKELVEILPEARYVMVHAHKNFTTNLSLDDFFASDVLLATHHNGTALNSKHGGPVRLVVPRLYFWKSAKWVTGVEFMAEDKRGFWESTGYHNHGDPWKEERYSWQETDLKL, from the coding sequence ATGTTGAAAAAATCCTTAAAAGAGATGTTTAAATGGAATTCAAAAACAAATCTTGATGAAGAAACTGTTGAATCTATTTTGAACGATGAAAATGTGGTTATAAGTCCGGATACTCAAAGGGAAGTTAGAATTCCACCGGGCCAACACGAAGATAAAAGATGGCCTGTGTTACATTCTGGTTCAGTTAACCGAATCGATCCATCCCGATGGAAGCTGAAAATTTGGGGTCTGGTTCAAAATGAGAGGGAACTGGATTTTGCTGATTTTATGGCCCTTCCGCGGGTTAAAGTTTTCTCAGACATACACTGTGTCACTACCTGGTCCAAGTTAAATAATTTATGGGAAGGAGTAAGCACATCCATAATTAAAGAACTGGTGGAAATACTCCCAGAAGCCAGATACGTCATGGTACATGCCCATAAAAATTTTACCACCAATTTATCCCTGGATGATTTTTTCGCCAGTGACGTGCTACTGGCAACCCACCACAATGGAACTGCCTTAAATTCCAAACACGGAGGACCAGTGCGATTAGTGGTGCCTCGATTGTATTTCTGGAAAAGTGCTAAATGGGTTACTGGGGTGGAGTTCATGGCAGAGGATAAAAGAGGTTTCTGGGAATCTACTGGTTATCATAACCATGGTGACCCCTGGAAAGAAGAGCGTTACAGCTGGCAGGAAACAGATCTCAAATTGTAA
- the tsaA gene encoding tRNA (N6-threonylcarbamoyladenosine(37)-N6)-methyltransferase TrmO, with amino-acid sequence MNVKAIGLVNSPFKVKMGSPHQGRFSDELSTITIFKEYEDALEGIENFKNFMVIYWMDRADSVSLKVVPHGKTEKRGVFSTRAPVRPNHLGLCLVELVKKEGNVLTVRWLDALNESPVLDIKPFVPEIDCP; translated from the coding sequence ATGAATGTTAAAGCAATAGGTTTGGTTAATTCACCGTTTAAGGTTAAGATGGGATCTCCTCATCAGGGTCGCTTTTCGGATGAATTGAGCACTATAACTATTTTCAAAGAGTATGAAGATGCACTGGAAGGAATTGAGAATTTTAAGAATTTCATGGTGATTTACTGGATGGATCGTGCAGATTCTGTTTCTTTGAAGGTGGTACCTCATGGTAAAACAGAGAAAAGAGGGGTTTTTTCCACCCGGGCACCTGTGCGGCCAAATCATTTGGGGTTGTGTCTGGTGGAACTGGTGAAAAAGGAAGGAAATGTTCTAACTGTAAGATGGCTTGATGCCCTTAACGAGTCCCCGGTACTGGATATTAAACCATTCGTACCTGAAATTGATTGTCCATGA
- a CDS encoding PAS domain S-box protein, with protein MCGGGVCITGDNNQDKKLITGIIGVDTLINSSPVPQFGIDCEHKVIYWNKALEEFSKIKSRDVIGTDKHWQAFYNSKRPCLIDLLVDGDIEKFSYWFPNYQKSELVEGAYEAENFYPHMGKNGKFLHFTTSAIKDQEGNVLGAMQSFKDITPRILAEKELLESEQKFRSLVENLNVGVYRNTSDLGGYFVQVNPAFTRMFGYDSAQEIMKVKVIDFYMDPKQRELFLEELKQKGSVISRELHLKKKNNQPLWVSISAKAHFNENSSIEWIDGMIEDISHRKTAEEKLSKSEKRYRSIVENMDDGFCIHDFEGNIFDCNENFAMMMGFSIEEMIGTNLDEFSSIEMMFEKNNRVEELKNTGIIEFDADFKQKDGKICYYNIKSSIVSDEGDGRVHSFLRDVTKRREMEEILHQSENTAQKRLKEIEAIYNSAPIGLCVLDRNLRFVRINDRMAEINGFPSEEHIGKTVHEIIPDLAEQAESAAKEIFETKNNVVGMEFTGMTPAQPGVSRTWMEEWYPLKDSSHHIIGINVAALEITEIKKAENALKKSEEKLRLAIEGAGAGMWFWDLENDLIEWTNEYKHIFGVEPDPDTSFSNILKVVHPDDQEKVKDAIQRTLQFGEDFKIEMRTVWQDGTVHWAYSLGKLSYDSQGKPKEIIGIAINTTPSKIAEQELQETLKQLKRSNAELEQFAYVASHDLQEPLRMITSFLQLLQRRYEHQLDTNANEFIQFAVDGAARMQELVNDLLAYSRIERKTGKFEDVDTEDILKQITFESRLLIEENNADISYDNLPVVRADYPQMVQVFQNLLSNSIKYNNQERPTIHVSAEKRDKDWLFKVEDNGIGIDPKHGERVFKIFQRLHARDEYEGTGIGLAIVKRIVERHGGMIWYESQPGQGSTFYFNIPREM; from the coding sequence ATGTGTGGAGGAGGGGTCTGCATTACAGGGGACAATAATCAAGATAAAAAACTAATTACAGGAATAATAGGTGTGGACACCTTAATCAATAGCTCACCAGTACCTCAATTTGGGATTGACTGTGAACATAAAGTCATCTACTGGAATAAAGCACTGGAAGAATTCAGTAAAATCAAATCCAGGGATGTAATAGGAACAGATAAGCACTGGCAAGCATTTTACAATTCAAAAAGACCATGCCTGATTGATTTACTGGTAGATGGGGATATAGAAAAATTTTCATACTGGTTTCCAAACTACCAAAAATCAGAACTGGTAGAAGGGGCCTACGAAGCTGAAAATTTCTATCCACACATGGGCAAAAATGGGAAATTTTTACACTTCACTACCTCCGCAATCAAAGATCAGGAAGGTAATGTTTTAGGAGCTATGCAATCTTTTAAAGACATAACTCCCCGTATTCTGGCTGAAAAGGAACTCCTGGAAAGTGAACAGAAATTCAGGAGCCTGGTGGAAAATCTCAATGTAGGGGTTTACCGCAACACCAGTGATCTAGGTGGTTATTTTGTCCAGGTGAACCCTGCATTTACCAGAATGTTTGGATATGATTCTGCCCAGGAAATCATGAAAGTGAAGGTTATAGATTTTTACATGGACCCGAAGCAGAGAGAACTATTTTTAGAAGAGTTAAAGCAGAAAGGATCTGTAATCAGTCGGGAACTTCATCTTAAGAAAAAAAATAACCAACCATTATGGGTTTCAATATCAGCAAAAGCACATTTCAATGAAAATAGTTCCATTGAGTGGATTGATGGAATGATTGAAGATATTAGCCATCGGAAAACTGCTGAAGAAAAACTTTCAAAGAGTGAAAAACGTTACCGTTCCATTGTGGAAAACATGGATGATGGTTTTTGTATTCATGATTTTGAGGGAAACATATTTGACTGTAATGAAAATTTCGCCATGATGATGGGATTTAGCATTGAAGAAATGATTGGAACTAATCTTGATGAATTCAGCAGCATTGAAATGATGTTTGAAAAAAATAATCGAGTAGAAGAACTAAAAAACACTGGAATTATTGAATTTGATGCAGATTTCAAACAGAAAGATGGGAAAATATGTTATTACAACATCAAATCGAGCATTGTTTCAGATGAAGGTGATGGTCGCGTGCACAGTTTCCTCAGGGACGTGACCAAACGTAGGGAAATGGAAGAAATACTTCATCAAAGTGAAAACACCGCCCAAAAACGTCTCAAAGAGATAGAAGCCATTTACAACTCAGCACCCATTGGTTTATGCGTCCTAGATCGTAACCTGCGCTTCGTGCGTATCAATGATCGTATGGCAGAAATAAATGGTTTTCCTTCAGAAGAACATATCGGAAAAACAGTTCACGAAATAATACCAGATTTAGCTGAACAGGCTGAATCTGCAGCTAAAGAAATATTTGAAACAAAAAATAACGTTGTTGGGATGGAATTTACAGGCATGACCCCTGCCCAGCCCGGTGTTTCCCGCACATGGATGGAAGAATGGTATCCACTTAAAGATTCTTCCCATCATATAATAGGCATTAACGTAGCTGCCCTGGAAATAACTGAAATTAAAAAGGCTGAAAATGCCCTTAAAAAATCTGAAGAAAAATTGCGTCTGGCTATTGAAGGGGCCGGTGCAGGGATGTGGTTCTGGGATCTTGAAAATGATTTGATTGAATGGACCAACGAATACAAACATATTTTCGGAGTTGAACCTGACCCTGACACATCCTTCAGTAATATTTTAAAGGTTGTACACCCTGATGACCAGGAAAAAGTGAAAGATGCCATCCAAAGAACACTCCAGTTCGGTGAAGATTTCAAGATAGAAATGAGGACAGTCTGGCAGGATGGGACGGTACACTGGGCTTATTCCCTGGGAAAATTATCATATGATTCTCAAGGTAAACCCAAGGAGATAATAGGCATTGCCATTAACACCACTCCCAGTAAAATCGCAGAACAGGAACTGCAGGAAACATTAAAACAGTTAAAAAGATCCAATGCAGAACTGGAACAATTTGCCTATGTGGCAAGCCACGACCTTCAAGAACCATTAAGGATGATAACTAGCTTTCTCCAGCTCCTGCAAAGACGTTATGAACATCAACTGGATACAAATGCAAATGAATTCATCCAGTTTGCAGTTGATGGCGCAGCCAGAATGCAGGAACTGGTAAACGATCTTCTAGCGTATTCCAGGATTGAACGTAAAACTGGCAAATTTGAAGATGTGGATACAGAAGATATCCTGAAACAGATAACCTTTGAATCGCGACTTTTAATTGAAGAAAATAATGCAGATATCAGTTATGATAATCTCCCGGTGGTAAGGGCTGATTATCCTCAGATGGTGCAGGTTTTCCAGAACCTCCTCAGTAACTCCATTAAATACAATAACCAGGAACGTCCCACAATTCACGTTTCTGCAGAAAAAAGGGATAAAGACTGGCTTTTTAAAGTTGAAGATAATGGCATTGGGATTGATCCCAAACATGGCGAACGTGTTTTCAAAATATTCCAGCGTCTCCACGCCAGGGACGAATATGAAGGAACCGGTATTGGTTTAGCCATTGTTAAAAGGATTGTAGAAAGACATGGAGGTATGATCTGGTATGAGTCACAACCAGGCCAAGGATCAACTTTTTATTTCAATATCCCCCGGGAGATGTGA
- a CDS encoding response regulator, whose amino-acid sequence MRHELYKSVEVLLVEDNPGDVRLIQEVFKEAKIKNILHVARDGEEAMEMLRLEGDNPTRLPDLILLDLNLPKKDGRDVLKEIKKDDSLKCIPVVVLTSSIRDEDLIETYKNNANCYIAKPTDLDHLIKVVQNIGEFWLDIVKLPPR is encoded by the coding sequence ATGAGACATGAATTGTATAAATCAGTGGAAGTACTGCTGGTTGAGGATAATCCTGGAGATGTGCGTTTAATCCAGGAAGTATTCAAAGAAGCCAAAATAAAAAACATACTACATGTGGCACGTGATGGAGAAGAAGCAATGGAAATGCTCCGTCTGGAAGGGGATAATCCTACCAGGCTCCCGGATTTGATATTGCTGGATTTGAACCTGCCAAAAAAGGATGGTAGGGATGTTTTAAAGGAAATAAAAAAAGACGATAGTTTGAAATGTATTCCAGTGGTGGTTTTAACCAGTTCCATCAGGGACGAGGATCTGATTGAAACCTATAAGAACAACGCCAACTGTTACATAGCCAAACCAACTGATCTGGACCATCTGATCAAGGTGGTTCAAAATATTGGTGAATTCTGGCTGGATATTGTAAAGTTACCACCAAGATAA
- a CDS encoding PAS domain S-box protein, whose protein sequence is MRIKGNINVLLVEDNPGDAVIINEMFREIPKIQFNIFHAQRLSEGVDAISENDFHIILLDLQLPDSQGTQTFNQIHKLVPEIPIIILTGLEDEDFAIDIVGEGAQDYLVKGQVDSKLLARCINYSIERKHIEHQLRESEEKYRLMVEKIHSGVFFVDSQNQLSYVNKQMAKMLGFTVTEMLNKDISQFTNPEGESCFKKHLQKIKKEHEYRKKLAKTYELEFLDRNGSSLWVLVSTNPLFKSNGDYLGAISIMTDISSRKGIEKSLMDAMIEKDRDFFMIMGNMVEAMKPLIHKTNMKTTTVDEFDDRFT, encoded by the coding sequence ATGAGAATTAAAGGAAATATTAACGTTTTGCTGGTGGAGGATAACCCAGGGGATGCAGTAATTATAAATGAAATGTTCAGAGAAATCCCCAAAATTCAATTCAATATTTTCCATGCCCAGCGTCTTTCTGAAGGAGTAGATGCCATCAGTGAAAATGATTTCCATATAATTTTACTGGATCTTCAATTACCTGACAGTCAGGGAACCCAAACTTTTAATCAAATCCATAAACTGGTACCAGAAATACCCATAATAATACTCACCGGACTGGAAGATGAGGACTTTGCCATAGACATTGTAGGTGAAGGTGCACAGGATTACCTGGTTAAAGGACAGGTGGATAGTAAGTTACTGGCCCGGTGCATAAACTATTCCATTGAACGAAAACACATCGAACACCAGCTCAGGGAAAGTGAGGAAAAATACCGTTTAATGGTGGAAAAAATTCATTCAGGAGTTTTCTTTGTTGATTCCCAGAATCAACTGAGTTATGTTAATAAACAAATGGCTAAAATGTTAGGTTTCACTGTAACTGAGATGCTTAACAAAGACATTTCCCAGTTCACCAATCCAGAAGGAGAATCCTGCTTCAAAAAACACTTACAAAAAATCAAGAAAGAACATGAATACCGGAAAAAATTAGCTAAAACATATGAATTAGAATTTTTAGACAGAAATGGTTCCAGTCTCTGGGTTCTAGTATCAACTAACCCCTTATTCAAATCTAACGGTGATTACTTAGGTGCTATCTCCATTATGACAGATATCAGCTCAAGGAAGGGAATTGAAAAATCACTGATGGATGCCATGATTGAAAAAGACCGGGACTTCTTCATGATAATGGGGAATATGGTGGAAGCCATGAAACCCCTGATTCACAAGACCAATATGAAGACCACTACTGTTGATGAATTTGATGATAGATTCACATGA
- a CDS encoding metalloregulator ArsR/SmtB family transcription factor yields the protein MKGEDVCDVQCINEDSVREVKSQMLDDETFQLISDNFKVLGDPTRLKILYALILKEVCVCDLAAVLEMTDSAISHQLRLLRHRNLVKFRKKGKMAYYSIADPRVIDMIKMEAELAP from the coding sequence ATGAAAGGTGAAGATGTTTGTGATGTTCAGTGCATCAACGAAGATTCAGTTAGAGAAGTTAAATCACAAATGTTAGATGATGAAACCTTTCAATTGATTTCCGATAACTTTAAAGTACTCGGTGATCCTACCCGACTGAAAATACTTTACGCTCTCATACTGAAAGAAGTTTGTGTATGTGACCTGGCTGCTGTCCTGGAAATGACCGACTCTGCAATATCACATCAACTCAGACTATTAAGACATAGAAACCTGGTTAAATTCCGTAAAAAAGGAAAAATGGCTTATTATTCCATTGCAGATCCCCGGGTTATAGACATGATCAAAATGGAAGCAGAACTTGCTCCATAA
- a CDS encoding transposase — protein sequence MIRKIYYSPVYIGVSKQLNLSDFGFKNSNIQCLKRFLNKNSKFKENKLVEFIERTYYYVKIAINKYSNAFSNHLYSQHTLFTILAMKIYTKSTYREITDFIDVSDVIKRYLRIKKVPHFTTIQKFFKRLPSEQIREINQLILLLNDIKADIIALDGSGFTNDYADKYYAKIRQKERKSYIKNHLTIDVKTRLILYYQTSRGPKYDTQFAKPALRQIKKYKPDYIVADKAYDTEPIRKCINEEIKAFDQIPLKNRAKKGQYRLKSPTIFRNKIYTKRNNIESIFSTIKRKFNGTNHSRSTQLSNKETKLKNTIYNIYRTTQIN from the coding sequence ATGATTCGCAAAATCTATTATTCCCCTGTTTATATTGGGGTTTCAAAGCAGTTAAATCTTTCGGATTTTGGTTTTAAAAATTCTAATATTCAATGTTTAAAAAGATTTTTAAACAAGAATAGCAAATTTAAAGAAAATAAACTGGTGGAATTCATTGAAAGGACATACTATTATGTTAAAATAGCGATAAACAAGTATTCTAATGCCTTTTCAAACCATTTATATTCACAACATACTTTATTCACGATATTAGCAATGAAAATTTACACAAAATCAACATATCGTGAAATCACTGATTTTATTGATGTATCGGACGTAATTAAGAGATATTTGAGAATAAAAAAGGTTCCGCACTTTACAACAATCCAAAAATTCTTTAAACGATTACCTTCAGAACAAATTAGAGAAATTAACCAATTAATACTATTATTAAACGATATTAAAGCAGATATAATAGCATTGGACGGCTCTGGTTTTACTAATGATTATGCAGACAAATATTATGCAAAAATACGGCAAAAAGAAAGAAAAAGCTACATAAAAAACCATTTAACAATAGACGTGAAAACACGTCTTATTTTATATTATCAAACTTCGCGCGGACCAAAATATGATACACAATTTGCAAAACCTGCATTAAGACAAATCAAAAAATATAAACCAGATTACATAGTAGCAGACAAAGCATATGACACAGAACCAATAAGAAAATGCATAAATGAAGAAATCAAAGCATTTGACCAAATACCACTCAAAAACAGAGCAAAAAAAGGACAATACAGACTAAAAAGCCCAACAATATTCCGAAACAAAATATACACAAAAAGAAACAATATAGAAAGCATATTTTCAACAATAAAAAGAAAATTCAATGGCACAAACCACAGCAGAAGCACACAACTCTCAAACAAAGAAACCAAACTCAAAAACACAATATACAACATCTACAGAACAACACAAATCAACTAA
- a CDS encoding Ig-like domain-containing protein, which translates to MNKVPKKLILIFLVLLFGLVLVGAASAADDSPVVTAVDPANCATDVDQNQEITVTFNEDVQPGSNYNGIAVHSSSGQGYSITKVLEGNELTIKGNVKWTAGTTFEILIPKNAVRNKEGDQNENLFTSSFTASSGPSVVSFDPTDGTSNVQTNKQIVVTFSEDIQPGTNYQGITVRNATTGQGYSLTKSIVGNQLFLSGKWTRGTTFEILIPKNAVSDLDGNGNAYINTSKFTASQVSFDPANGAADVDQNKQITATFNYLLTAGPNFNSITVYTISGQGYTITKTIVGNKLLITGKWTPGTTFEILIPTNAILDPFGNPNSVAYTSTFTASSGPSVVSFDPVNGATNVARNKQIVITFSEDIQAGTNYHSITVRNATTGQGYSITKSITGNQLFLTGNWTPGTTFEIVIPKNAIKDTDGNSNANIYTSTFTVATS; encoded by the coding sequence ATGAATAAAGTGCCAAAAAAATTGATATTAATTTTCCTAGTTCTTCTTTTTGGTTTGGTTCTAGTTGGAGCAGCAAGTGCTGCTGATGACTCTCCAGTAGTCACTGCAGTTGATCCTGCTAACTGTGCTACTGACGTAGATCAAAATCAAGAGATAACCGTTACTTTTAATGAGGATGTTCAGCCCGGTAGTAATTATAATGGTATAGCGGTCCATAGTTCAAGTGGACAGGGATACTCAATTACTAAAGTTCTCGAGGGGAACGAATTGACTATTAAAGGTAATGTCAAATGGACTGCTGGAACAACATTTGAGATATTGATACCTAAAAATGCGGTTCGAAACAAAGAAGGTGATCAAAATGAAAATTTATTCACATCTAGCTTCACTGCTAGTTCTGGACCTTCTGTTGTAAGTTTTGATCCAACTGATGGAACTAGTAATGTACAAACAAATAAACAGATTGTTGTAACTTTCAGTGAGGATATTCAGCCCGGAACTAACTATCAGGGAATTACTGTGCGTAATGCCACAACTGGCCAGGGATATTCACTTACTAAGAGCATAGTTGGAAATCAGCTATTCCTCTCAGGTAAATGGACCCGTGGAACAACTTTTGAAATATTGATACCTAAAAATGCTGTTTCAGATCTGGATGGTAATGGCAATGCATACATTAACACATCTAAATTTACTGCTTCGCAAGTGAGTTTTGATCCAGCCAATGGTGCTGCTGATGTTGACCAGAATAAACAGATAACAGCTACATTCAATTATTTATTGACTGCAGGGCCTAATTTCAATAGTATTACTGTTTACACTATAAGTGGACAGGGCTACACAATAACCAAAACCATCGTGGGAAACAAACTATTAATCACGGGTAAATGGACACCAGGTACAACATTTGAGATATTGATACCTACAAATGCAATTTTAGATCCATTTGGCAACCCTAATTCTGTGGCTTACACATCCACATTCACTGCTAGTTCTGGGCCTTCTGTTGTAAGTTTTGATCCAGTTAATGGTGCTACCAATGTTGCCAGAAATAAACAGATAGTGATTACATTCAGTGAAGATATCCAAGCAGGTACTAACTACCATTCAATAACCGTGCGAAATGCAACAACTGGGCAGGGATACTCCATAACAAAATCTATCACTGGAAACCAGTTATTCCTCACGGGTAATTGGACACCTGGAACAACTTTTGAAATAGTGATACCCAAAAATGCAATCAAAGACACAGATGGAAATTCCAACGCAAATATCTATACGTCTACTTTCACTGTAGCAACATCCTAA